In Aspergillus nidulans FGSC A4 chromosome II, a single window of DNA contains:
- a CDS encoding putative transcription factor SipA3 (transcript_id=CADANIAT00004615): MSTQPQTPLPQVGKLVSVVPVGLKEAALDSPTFRATTLHFSDQIEYTERWLDGYAKAASRLATELAALEGIVGAFLSYSTNPLMVSEAILDHDYTLSSMRRCGESSKDMWNGLVFAARKIENIVSEPIRIFIQEDLRSFKENRRILDQTQKQYDTLQARYSSQSKSKEPSALREDAFQLHEARKAYLKASMDFSVQAPQIRNALDRLLIRVSFDQWRELKTLHSNHAGVFAKWSQEMDRIKGWVHEMEGSERYSKRELFSARSQIEDAAEVAARPSRELEDYSVSTVPYLGSRPLSFNTKDARPEKQGWVNLRTVSSRPTRTTWVRRWAFLKNGIFGCLVQGMRTGAVEETERIGVLLCSIRPAFQEERRFCFEVKTKSNNIMLQAETQKELMDWISAFEAAKRKALENPASTDVSVSGKPTVQDPAFAISQPPAPEFAADPTDYLTPNVSDEQISSDRNGMLPLPDRDPSTFRNSSDLGGHRRLTLDPESPAKDHTSRLIQKLDLHRRSNNAVQSSTSIPGAGGGISSLISASHSAILSAEIDTNKLLPPSTLTPMTLANPPAPTNLSKATVLVSNERGLGVGLGDRTGGMPSGMMANLWGSSNWGFMNKLELEYAGVSEEKIQNQEPGTADLDTTGGSAGSKLKARHRPTVSLDGDASKVQRAILGIAHEYPDYYPPQLKIQDAQFRLLFPNVKKEEPLVLVFRATWNPNDQQEFPGRAYVTTRNIYFYSHYFGLVLTTSVSLEKIKEVTGAPGRDCDFLFLHTIPPPGNDTPGRITVKTFLEPLKVLQKRLNFLIHDSTAVEPMELEAIFKTLNKMATEQFTRTPSLDSWEDVTVGDKTCEAEDTKKATLQSAIYIDKNLDLNRARAGSDAPKFRLPNQPVQHQTRPMGRTDVKAISDYQLIDVLNDHLCYVITDKRTPWHLPFRRNFRLVNKIVITFVAKGKCKLSVYTKVEWLWSPYGIQRVINKQAMGDLEEDAMDLVDLVGDQVRKLGVHSRTKKAITIFGHVGRQALTSQFNIGPDAKVERRRPRTQRTLFQMLYETFVSFFQSAISSIIIWIFGSLRWVFKTANANKIIIALLASSVLLNGFYSTRATADWWHERNVENFMARMGIHPDQVMTKAIYMRDIDEEIANSTVGQSDNVSDCFYTFQQQTIRDSSVPVSLSTSSREAVARGATRRIQQTRERLGVYRYNLLVALRVVNSIEKEVLQSEWERWLQQELRRCRQVENLLTADGDDESGTEGSQTVLRGLDGDVRQWYETYCSSCQKEQERFVTEAQT, encoded by the exons ATGTCGACCCAGCCGCAGACACCCTTACCCCAGGTCGGGAAGCTTGTCAGTGTGGT TCCCGTGGGGTTAAAAGAGGCTGCCCTCGACTCGCCCACCTTCCGTGCCACCACTCTTCACTTCTCTGATCAGATCGAATACACCGAACGATGGCTCGATGGTTACGCGAAGGCCGCATCCCGTCTCGCCACGGAGCTCGCGGCATTGGAGGGGATAGTTGGCGCATTTCTCTCCTACTCTACGAATCCTCTAATGGTCTCGGAGGCTATTCTGGATCATGACTATACGCTGTCGTCAATGCGGAGATGTGGTGAGAGTTCGAAGGACATGTGGAATGGTCTGGTCTTTGCAGCACGAAAAATAGAGAACATTGTCTCAGAACCCATCAGGATCTTCATTCAAGAGGACTTGCGGAGCTTCAAG GAGAACCGGCGTATCCTTGACCAGACACAGAAACAGTACGACACCTTGCAAGCAAGATACTCGTCTCAATCTAAGTCCAAGGAGCCTTCGGCTCTCAGAGAGGATGCATTTCAACTTCATGAGGCCCGCAAAGCTTACCTTAAGGCGTCAATGGATTTTTCTGTGCAGGCGCCACAGATTCGGAATGCACTGGACCGGCTTCTGATTCGTGTCTCTTTCGATCAATGGAGGGAGCTGAAGACACTTCACAGTAACCATGCGGGAGTATTTGCGAAGTGGAGCCAGGAAATGGACCGCATTAAGGGCTGGGTGCATGAAATGGAAGGGAGCGAGAGATACTCTAAACGGGAGCTTTTTTCCGCTCGAAGCCAGATTGAGGACGCCGCAGAGGTCGCTGCTCGGCCATCGCGGGAATTGGAAGACTATTCTGTATCCACAGTCCCATATCTCGGCTCTCGTCCGTTGTCGTTCAACACGAAAGATGCACGCCCTGAGAAGCAAGGGTGGGTTAATTTACGCACGGTGTCAAGCAGACCAACTCGCACTACTTGGGTCAGGCGTTGGGCTTTCTTGAAGAACGGAATATTTGGTTGCCTAGTGCAGGGCATGCGGACGGGCGCTGTCGAAGAAACCGAGAGGATCGGAGTGCTGCTTTGCAGTATTCGCCCGGCATTCCAGGAAGAGAGGAGGTTCTGTTTTGAGGtaaagacgaagagcaacaACATAATGCTTCAAGCAGAAACTCAGAAGGAGCTCATGGACTGGATTTCCGCGTTCGAGGCCGCGAAGCGGAAGGCATTGGAGAATCCGGCGAGCACCGATGTTTCAGTTTCTGGAAAACCTACTGTTCAAGATCCCGCATTCGCTATTTCTCAGCCACCGGCACCTGAGTTTGCCGCCGATCCCACAGACTATTTGACGCCAAATGTAAGCGATGAGCAAATCTCATCGGATCGCAATGGCATGCTTCCCCTTCCTGACCGGGACCCATCCACTTTTCGCAACAGCAGTGACCTCGGTGGCCACAGGCGACTGACACTTGACCCTGAAAGCCCTGCGAAGGACCACACTTCACGACTTATCCAAAAGCTCGATTTACACCGACGGTCTAATAATGCAGTTCAATCTTCTACTTCTATACCCGGTGCTGGAGGTGGCATAAGCAGCCTTATCTCTGCCAGTCACAGTGCTATCTTGTCGGCCGAGATTGATACGAATAAGTTACTACCCCCGTCGACCCTTACGCCCATGACGTTGGCAAATCCACCAGCCCCAACAAATCTGAGCAAGGCGACTGTACTTGTGAGCAACGAGAGGGGGTTGGGGGTAGGCCTTGGTGACAGGACAGGCGGTATGCCTAGCGGCATGATGGCAAATCTGTGGGGAAGCTCGAATTGGGGCTTTATGAATAAGCTTGAACTTGAGTATGCTGGTGTttcagaagaaaaaataCAAAACCAGGAGCCAGGAACCGCAGATCTCGACACAACAGGTGGCTCAGCTGGTAGTAAATTGAAAGCGCGTCATAGACCAACTGTGAGCTTGGATGGTGACGCTTCTAAAGTGCAGCGGGCGATCCTTGGGATTGCGCATGAGTACCCCGACTATTATCCTCCCCAGCTGAAGATACAAGACGCTCAGTTTCGACTCCTCTTCCCTAACGTTAAGAAGGAGGAGCCCCTGGTCCTGGTGTTCCGAGCGACCTGGAACCCCAACGACCAACAAGAGTTTCCTGGTCGAGCTTATGTTACTACGCGGAACATTTACTTTTACAGCCACTACTTCGGCTTGGTACTTACTACGAGTGtttctctggagaagatcaaggaagTCACTGGGGCTCCTGGAAGAGACTGTGACTTCCTCTTCCTACATACCATTCCCCCCCCTGGGAATGACACCCCCGGTCGAATCACGGTGAAAACTTTTCTGGAGCCGCTCAAGGTTCTACAAAAGCGGTTAAACTTCTTGATCCACGATTCCACAGCTGTTGAACCTATGGAGCTAGAAGCCATTTTCAAGACACTAAACAAGATGGCGACAGAGCAGTTCACACGAACACCCAGCCTGGACAGCTGGGAGGACGTTACTGTGGGAGATAAAACATGCGAAGCCGAGGATACCAAGAAGGCTACTCTCCAATCAGCAATATACATTGACAAGAACTTGGATTTGAACAGGGCTAGAGCTGGTAGTGACGCCCCCAAGTTCAGGCTTCCTAACCAACCCGTGCA ACATCAAACAAGGCCCATGG GTCGGACTGATGTGAAAGCGATATCGGACTACCAGTTAATTGATGTCCTCAATGACCATCTGTGCTATGTGATTACGGACAAAAGAACTCCGTGGCACCTTCCTTTCAGGCGTAATTTCAGGCTAGTCAATAAGATTGTGATCACGTTCGTTGCGAAAGGGAAGTGCAAGCTTTCCGTTTACACCAAAGTGGAATGGCTATGGTCCCCTTACGGAATCCAAC GGGTGATTAACAAACAGGCTATGGGCGacttggaagaagatgcgaTGGACCTTGTCGACCTCGTTGGGGATCAGGTGCGCAAGCTCGGTGTGCACAGCCGAACCAAGAAAGCAATCACTATCTTCGGCCATGTTGGACGACAGGCTCTAACATCGCAGTTCAATATTGGCCCGGATGCAAAGGTGGAGCGCCGCAGACCACGCACTCAAAGAACGCTTTTCCAGATGCTTTACGAGACCTTCGTATCGTTCTTCCAGAGCGCTATTTCATCCATAATTATTTGGATATTTGGCTCTTTACGCTGGGTTTTCAAGACTGCGAACGCCAATAAGATCATAATTGCGCTCCTTGCATCCAGTGTCTTGTTGAACGGTTTCTATTCGACGCGGGCCACAGCCGACTGGTGGCACGAACGAAATGTTGAGAACTTCATGGCTCGTATGGGGATTCACCCAGACCAGGTTATGACCAAAGCTATCTACATGCGTGACATCGACGAGGAAATCGCCAACTCGACTGTGGGACAAAGTGACAACGTTAGTGATTGTTTCTATACAttccagcagcagaccaTACGGGATTCTTCTGTGCCGGTGTCGCTCAGTACATCCAGCAGAGAGGCGGTAGCCCGAGGTGCAACTAGAAGGATACAGCAAACTCGCGAACGTCTCGGCGTTTATCGATACAACCTCCTTGTTGCTCTTCGGGTGGTTAACAGCATCGAAAAAGAAGTTCTCCAGAGTGAGTGGGAACGCTGGCTACAGCAAGAGCTGCGGCGCTGCCGCCAGGTTGAAAACCTGCTCACGGCGGACGGCGATGACGAGAGCGGGACAGAGGGAAGCCAGACTGTGCTGAGAGGACTCGACGGCGACGTAAGGCAGTGGTATGAGACGTATTGCTCGAGCTGCCAGAAGGAGCAAGAGCGATTTGTCACGGAGGCTCAAACCTGA
- a CDS encoding KRI1 family protein (transcript_id=CADANIAT00004616), translating to MEPPAKRSRKLLEDDSSSDSENESGGVSLGDSGAGFKINEEYARRFEHNKRREELQQLEAKLGKSEDEEEESSDDEEEDDDAELATEAVDAEIMETIKAIRSKDPRVYDQNAKFYHSLEEDGAGPQKREEKQKPMTLRDYHRENLLNGANVAEDESGAPKTYAQEQDELKSAIVKEMHAAADAEESGSGEEDEGFLVRKSAPEQASKHQAAPELDVENADKDPETFLSNFMSSRAWLQRGNSLQPFESDDEEEDERAEAWEEAYNFRFEDPGKLNNKLITHARDTTNKQSVRREEKSARKKLREAARAKKEEEKKQREMEKNRLRKLKMAELQEKVDKIKEVAGLRASELTDEDWVKFLDAAWDDKNWEEEMQKRFGDNYYAENDAGSEDEGDGKKKIPKKPTWDDDIDINDLVPDFENDEKPAVELSDVEMEDVEESGTKKSKAQEKRDQKREARKDKLRIEEAVDRNLDLDISLLPGATKRSDGGFRYRETSPQSFGLSALDILMADDAQLNQFAGLKKYAAFREEEKKQRDRKRLGKKARLRQWRKDTFGSEEGPREFVFGNEKPSAPEQDDTAEKVDIREGEPRRKKRKRSKKH from the exons ATGGAGCCGCCAGCTAAGAGGTCGCGGAAACTGCTAGAAGATGATTCGTCCAGTGACTCTGAGAATGAGTCCGGGGGCGTTTCTCTCGGCGATTCCGGAGCTGGATTCAAGATAAACGAAGAATATGCACGCCGCTTTGAACACaacaagagaagagaggagcTGCAACAAC TTGAGGCCAAACTAGGAAAGtccgaggacgaagaggaagaatcctcagacgatgaagaagaagacgacgatgcAGAACTGGCTACAGAGGCTGTGGATGCCGAGATTATGGAGACCATCAAGGCAATTCGATCAAAAGACCCGCGGGTATACGACCAAAACGCGAAATTCTATCATTCTCtcgaggaagatggcgcgGGACCTCAGAAACGAGAAGAAAAACAGAAACCAATGACCCTCAGAGACTACCACCGAGAGAACTTACTGAACGGTGCCAATGTCGCTGAGGATGAATCCGGTGCACCTAAGACGTAtgcgcaagaacaagatgaaTTGAAGAGCGCGATTGTCAAAGAGATGcacgccgccgccgatgcaGAAGAGTCTGGatccggcgaggaagatgaaggatTTCTTGTCCGGAAATCAGCACCTGAACAAGCCTCAAAGCACCAGGCCGCTCCTGAGCTAGATGTTGAGAATGCGGATAAAGACCCCGAAACATTCCTCTCCAACTTCATgtcatccagagcttggctACAGCGCGGCAATTCCCTTCAGCCATTTGAgtccgatgacgaggaagaagatgagcggGCAGAGGCCTGGGAAGAGGCGTACAACTTCCGCTTCGAGGATCCCGGCAAGCTCAACAACAAGCTAATTACCCACGCTCGTGATACAACCAACAAGCAGTCTGTCCgcagagaggaaaagagCGCCCGGAAGAAGCTCAGAGAGGCCGCTCGGGctaagaaagaggaggagaagaagcaacGTGAAATGGAAAAGAACCGACTTCGCAAGCTGAAAATGGCGGAGCTACAGGAGAAGgtcgacaagatcaaagAGGTCGCGGGTCTTCGCGCGTCTGAGCTCACCGATGAGGACTGGGTCAAATTCCTGGATGCCGCCTGGGATGACAAAAActgggaggaagagatgcagAAACGGTTCGGTGACAATTACTACGCAGAGAATGATGCtggcagcgaggatgaaggggaTGGTAAGAAGAAAATACCGAAGAAGCCCACATGGGATGACGACATTGACATCAACGACCTGGTACCCGACTTTGAGAACGATGAAAAGCCTGCAGTTGAGTTGTCCGACgttgagatggaagatgttGAAGAAAGTGGAaccaagaagagcaaggctcAGGAAAAGCGAGATCAGAAACGCGAGGCGCGCAAGGACAAGCTTCGTATTGAAGAAGCGGTGGACCGCAACCTGGACCTTGACATTTCACTCCTCCCCGGCGCAACAAAGAGAAGTGACGGTGGCTTCCGCTACCGTGAAACATCTCCTCAGTCGTTCGGCCTGTCCGCCCTAGACATTCTGATGGCTGATGACGCGCAGCTCAATCAGTTCGCTGGATTGAAAAAATATGCGGCCTTccgtgaagaggagaagaaacaaCGGGATCGAAAGAGACTGGGCAAAAAAGCTCGGTTGAGGCAATGGCGGAAGGATACATTTGGCAGTGAAGAAGGTCCGAGGGAGTTCGTTTTTGGCAACGAGAAGCCTTCTGCGCCCGAGCAGGACGATACTGCAGAGAAGGTCGATATTCGAGAAGGGGAGCctcggaggaagaagagaaagaggtcAAAGAAGCATTGA
- a CDS encoding ADP/ATP carrier protein (transcript_id=CADANIAT00004617), which produces MASQSDKSVLGMPGFVVDFLMGGVSAAVSKTAAAPIERVKLLIQTQDEMLRSGRLDRKYNGLMDCFRRTTQAEGVVSLWRGNTANVIRYFPTQALNFAFRDTYKSMFAYKKDRDGYAKWMAGNLASGGMAGATSLLFVYSLDYARTRLANDAKSTKGGGERQFNGLIDVYKKTLASDGIVGLYRGFGPSVLGIVVYRGLYFGMYDSLKPVVLTGALEGSFLVSFLLGWGVTTGAGIASYPLDTVRRRMMMTSGEAVKYSSSFDAFRQIIAREGVKSLFKGAGANILRGVAGAGVLSIYDQVQLILFGKKFK; this is translated from the exons ATGGCCAGCCAAAGTGATAAGTCCGTTCTCGGCATGCCC GGGTTCGTTGTCGACTTCCTGA TGGGTGGTGTTTCCGCTGCCGTCtccaagactgctgctgccccCATCGAGCGTGTTAAGCTCCTCATCCAGACCCAGGATGAGATGCTCCGCTCCGGTCGTCTCGACCGCAAGTACAACGGTCTGATGGACTGCTTCCGCCGCACCACTCAGGCCGAGGGTGTTGTCTCTCTCTGGAGAGGTAACACTGCCAACGTCATCCGTTACTTCCCTACTCAGGCCCTGAACTTCGCCTTCCGTGACACCTACAAGTCCATGTTCGCCTACAAGAAGGACCGTGATGGATACGCCAAGTGGATGGCTGGTAACCTTGCCTCCGGTGGT ATGGCTGGTGCCACTTCCCTTCTCTTCGTCTACTCTCTCGACTACGCCCGTACCCGTCTTGCCAACGACGCCAAGTCCACCAAGGGCGGTGGTGAGCGCCAGTTCAACGGTCTCATTGATGTCTACAAGAAGACCCTCGCCTCCGATGGTATCGTCGGTCTCTACCGTGGTTTCGGTCCCTCCGTTCTTGGTATCGTTGTCTACCGTGGTCTGTACTTCGGAATGTACGACTCTCTCAAGCCTGTTGTCCTTACTGGTGCTCTTGAGGGCTCTTTCCtcgtctctttcttgctCGGCTGGGGTGTTACCACTGGTGCTGGTATTGCTTCTTACCCTCTCGACACCGTCCGTCGTCGTATGATGATGACCTCCGGTGAGGCCGTCAAGTACAGCTCTTCCTTCGATGCTTTCCGCCAGATCATCGCCCGTGAGGGTGTCAAGTCCCTCTTcaagggtgctggtgctAACATCCTCCGTGGTgtcgctggtgctggtgtcCTGTCCATCTACGACCAGGtccagctcatcctcttcggcaagAAGTTCAAATAA
- a CDS encoding uncharacterized protein (transcript_id=CADANIAT00004618), with amino-acid sequence MSTNKVSSSSSPMDIDEKNTLLSEPSASTGTASASTATAPSYSPLYATAKPTSMTVLEAPTPDIPDDPTTTIPPPESLTATSASASPPPPQPGAVPVPDPTSSIASIPKDQQKQATEDEPKAGIEDHSSPPVPAPAPKSGAVRTPAPALQTRTHEVPPSSNPNPAPAIITSAPAFPPGETAPTSTSTSSTGGIYPAQPQTARATTTASSYSYTSGPSSSSGYSYQSQYQGPVPNSTTTPYASVYTPPSASTSTTLPLHSATATSSNLGTHTDGGEGEGGLWESTKSWLHSAGNKLAEVEAEVWKRINEAHDSDNK; translated from the coding sequence ATGTCTACTAACAAAGTCAGTTCCAGCTCTTCGCCGATGGACATTGACGAGAAGAATACATTGCTATCTGAGCCATCTGCCTCCACAGGCACAGCCTCCGCCTCTACTGCAACAGCACCATCTTATTCTCCTCTTTATGCGACAGCCAAACCCACCAGCATGACAGTCCTCGAGGCTCCTACGCCAGACATCCCAGATGACCCGACAACCACCATTCCACCACCGGAATCTCTTACTGCTACGTCTGCCTCTgcatctccgccaccaccGCAGCCAGGTGCTGTGCCCGTCCCTGACCCAACCAGTAGCATAGCTTCCATCCCGAAGGatcagcaaaagcaagctaCAGAAGATGAACCCAAAGCTGGAATTGAGGACcattcatctcctccagtgcCGGCACCTGCACCGAAGAGCGGCGCTGTGCGCACGCCTGCACCAGCTTTACAAACACGAACACATGAAGTACCGCCTTCTTCAAACCCTAACCCTGCACCTGCTATCATAACCAGTGCACCTGCGTTCCCCCCAGGCGAAACAGCTCCtacctcaacctcgacgtcCTCTACCGGAGGCATatatccagctcaacctcaaacAGCTAGGGCAACAACGACAGCTAGTTCTTATAGCTACACATCAGggccaagctcaagctctggCTACAGTTACCAGTCCCAATATCAAGGTCCAGTTCCCAactcaacaacaacaccctACGCCTCGGTCTACACTCCTCCCTCGGCATCTACCTCCACCACCCTTCCTCTGCACAGCGCCACTGCCACTAGCTCAAATTTAGGTACACATACTGATGgcggtgaaggtgaagggggCCTCTGGGAAAGCACAAAATCGTGGCTGCACAGCGCGGGGAACAAGCTTGCTGAAGTGGAGGCCGAGGTCTGGAAAAGGATTAATGAGGCACATGATAGTGATAATAAATGA
- a CDS encoding uncharacterized protein (transcript_id=CADANIAT00004619), translated as MATQKTPVSSIAMALAGKTASVDIPKPRSGYSYGHPPRAGRPAMLPTPPNSISPTLPPHGFRARDAGSLLSPPLATSHVDSDIDLGDAADHANPHQRDATATSLEVAGAITPAMLAKYHLPEILLQHGPLAIRHVMGYLTTSVPGFSGIPPAKARRLVVAALEGRGSDDKSDVVYEKVGWGRWDARRRGEPSRDSSRHEMSPPSSLSDTFQRGVQIPRRDSLHPYSSSVGGSAVFSYTEMEFGGREDMLEHEADKMSLDGIDRDYCSSSPAPDDEIPDGDWGEEDITDEEDWAQIGAAELRARSMNGGGGFVNGRHPPQLHGGGPASSSLAKSAPRATPIQQLGFSVPDSQERAAVEALLRLGSM; from the coding sequence atggCTACTCAGAAGACTCCCGTGTCCAGCATTGCTATGGCCCTTGCCGGCAAGACGGCCTCTGTTGACATCCCCAAACCGCGCTCCGGTTACTCTTATGGCCATCCTCCCCGCGCCGGTCGCCCGGCCATGCTCCCTACGCCGCCGAACTCGATCTCCCCtacccttcctcctcacgGCTTCCGGGCGCGTGATGCCGGCTCTCTTCTGTCGCCCCCTCTTGCGACATCACACGTTGACTCGGATATCGACCTCGGCGACGCTGCCGACCACGCGAACCCGCATCAGCGCGATGCGACTGCCACCAGCCTTGAGGTTGCCGGGGCGATCACACCGGCTATGCTGGCCAAGTACCATCTCCCTGAGATCTTGCTCCAGCACGGCCCCCTGGCAATCCGCCATGTGATGGGCTACCTGACGACCTCGGTTCCTGGCTTCTCGGGGATCCCCCCCGCAAAAGCCAGGCGATTGGTCGTCGCCGCGCTTGAGGGTCGAGGAAGCGACGATAAGAGCGACGTCGTCTATGAAAAGGTCGGATGGGGTCGTTGGGATGCTCGGCGCCGCGGCGAACCGTCGCGCGATTCATCCCGTCATGAAATGTCGCCACCTTCCAGTCTGTCGGATACTTTCCAGCGAGGGGTGCAGATTCCGAGGCGGGATAGCCTGCACCCGTATAGCTCCAGCGTGGGCGGCTCCGCTGTCTTCTCGTATACTGAAATGGAGTTTGGTGGGCGCGAAGACATGCTGGAGCATGAGGCAGATAAGATGTCTCTGGACGGAATCGACCGCGACTactgctcttcttcacctgcTCCAGACGACGAGATTCCGGACGGAGACTggggcgaggaagatatcaCGGACGAAGAGGACTGGGCGCAGATAGGCGCCGCTGAGCTGCGCGCGCGGTCTATGAACGGTGGGGGTGGATTTGTGAACGGGAGACATCCGCCGCAGCTCCACGGTGGCGGACCGGCTTCGTCGTCTCTTGCAAAGTCAGCCCCACGCGCAACTCCTATTCAACAGCTTGGATTCTCGGTGCCGGACAGCCAGGAGCGAGCTGCGGTTGAGGCTCTCCTACGTCTTGGATCTATGTAA
- a CDS encoding uncharacterized protein (transcript_id=CADANIAT00004620) → MSYKISSSPALSPAKASEMISFLESFYSISDTESQHDAYVASFTPEATLIMGPKTAKGADQIRTLRHGLWTHVASRKHTATKVFFGGEDELMLYGTVKYVLKSDPEAEVEVQWAGRVVFDFTEGVRMRFYQVYLYTYDRNIETTCGAGGVNSAIVTHNLFSTESDAGSWTVM, encoded by the exons ATGTCCTAcaagatatcttcctctcccgccCTCTCGCCTGCAAAGGCCTCCGAAATGATTTCCTTTCTGGAGTCCTTCTACAGTATCAGCGACACTGAGTCCCAGCACGACGCTTATGTCGCCTCTTTCACACCTGAGGCGACATTGATCATGGGACCCAAGACGGCGAAGGGTGCTGATC AGATCCGCACCCTCCGCCACGGCCTCTGGACCCACGTTGCGTCGCGCAAGCACACAGCGACGAAGGTGTTctttggcggcgaggatgagctcATGCTCTACGGGACGGTCAAGTATGTTCTCAAGAGTGATCCTGAGGCAGAAGTTGAGGTGCAATGGGCTGGACGGGTTGTGTTCGATTTTACGGAGGgagtgaggatgaggttTTATCAGGTTTATCTG TACACATACGATCGCAATATCGAAACTACTTGTGGTGCCGGTGGTGTGAACAGTGCAATCGTTACGCATAATCTATTCTCGACTGAGAGTGACGCAGGATCATGGACTGTGATGTAG